Proteins from a single region of Neomonachus schauinslandi chromosome 10, ASM220157v2, whole genome shotgun sequence:
- the ABHD16B gene encoding protein ABHD16B: protein MCVVCFVKALVHVFKIYLTANYTYNFRGWPVDFRWDEVRAAGGGGSRHRALTCAAAAAGVWLLRGAALGGDAPGRPQRGARSQAQCLLQQIRELPGQLASYALAHSLGRWLVYPGSMCLMTRALLPLLQQGQERLVERYRGRRAKLVACDGNEIDTMFMDRRQHPGSQGRGLRLVICCEGNAGFYEMGCLSAPLEAGYSVLGWNHPGFGGSTGAPFPQHDANAVDVVVKYALHRLRFPPAHVVVYGWSVGGFTATWATMTHPELGALVLDATFDDLVPLALKVMPHSWKGLVVRTVREHFNLNVAEQLCRYPGPVLLLRRTQDDVVSASGHLRPLPSGDVEGNRGNELLLRLLQHRYPVVMAREGLAVVTRWLRAGSLAQEAAFYARYRVDDQWCLGLLRSYGARLEDEREDEEAWGPHGLAFPWLVGRGLSPRRRRQLALFLARKHLKNVEATHCSPLEPEDFQLPWRL from the coding sequence ATGTGTGTCGTCTGCTTCGTGAAGGCGCTGGTGCACGTGTTCAAGATCTACCTGACCGCCAACTACACCTACAACTTCCGCGGCTGGCCCGTGGACTTCCGCTGGGATGAGGTGCGCGCCGCCGGCGGGGGTGGCAGCCGTCACCGCGCGCTGACGtgcgcggcggccgcggcgggcGTGTGGCTGCTGCGGGGCGCGGCGCTGGGCGGGGACGCGCCGGGGCGACCGCAGCGCGGGGCGCGCAGCCAGGCGCAGTGCCTCCTGCAGCAGATCCGCGAGCTGCCGGGCCAGCTCGCCAGCTACGCCCTGGCCCACTCGCTGGGCCGCTGGCTCGTGTACCCCGGCTCCATGTGCCTGATGACTCGCGCGCTACTGCCGCTGCTGCAGCAGGGCCAGGAGCGCCTGGTGGAGCGCTACCGCGGCCGGCGCGCCAAGCTGGTGGCCTGTGACGGCAATGAGATCGACACCATGTTCATGGACCGCCGCCAGCACCCAGGCAGCCAAGGCCGAGGCCTGCGCCTTGTCATCTGCTGCGAAGGCAACGCCGGCTTCTATGAGATGGGCTGCCTGTCGGCGCCACTGGAGGCTGGCTACTCGGTGCTGGGCTGGAACCACCCGGGCTTCGGGGGCAGCACGGGCGCGCCGTTCCCGCAGCATGACGCCAACGCGGTGGACGTGGTGGTCAAGTACGCGCTGCACCGCCTTCGCTTCCCGCCCGCGCACGTGGTGGTCTATGGCTGGTCCGTCGGGGGCTTCACGGCCACCTGGGCCACCATGACACACCCGGAGCTGGGTGCGCTGGTGCTCGACGCCACCTTCGACGACCTCGTGCCGCTGGCCCTGAAGGTCATGCCCCACAGCTGGAAGGGACTCGTGGTGCGCACCGTGCGCGAGCACTTCAACCTCAATGTGGCCGAGCAGCTGTGCCGCTACCCAGGCCCCGTGCTGCTGCTGCGGCGCACGCAGGACGACGTGGTCAGCGCCTCGGGCCACCTGCGCCCCCTGCCGTCCGGCGACGTGGAGGGCAACCGCGGCAACGAGCTGCTCCTGCGTCTGCTGCAGCACCGCTACCCGGTCGTCATGGCGCGGGAAGGCCTCGCCGTCGTGACGCGCTGGCTGCGCGCGGGCAGCCTGGCGCAGGAGGCCGCCTTCTACGCGCGCTACCGCGTGGACGACCAGTGGTGCCTGGGGCTGCTGCGCTCCTACGGCGCGCGCCTTGAGGACGAGCGGGAGGATGAGGAGGCCTGGGGGCCCCATGGGCTCGCCTTCCCCTGGCTGGTGGGCCGGGGCCTGAGCCCGCGGCGGCGCCGGCAGCTCGCGCTGTTCCTGGCGCGCAAACACCTCAAGAATGTGGAGGCGACTCACTGCAGTCCGCTGGAACCAGAGGACTTCCAGTTGCCCTGGAGGCTGTAG